Proteins encoded within one genomic window of Agelaius phoeniceus isolate bAgePho1 chromosome Z, bAgePho1.hap1, whole genome shotgun sequence:
- the PTCD2 gene encoding pentatricopeptide repeat-containing protein 2, mitochondrial yields the protein MRLCYELDLERPAVELIKDQNLHGFFSDSTSFHILMTMLFKKGHFESALEVLVEMKKQGIPFNKETYLLAVAICYKLGSPESSKISARLLEEAQLKGDTLPLRAYCFAMAAALKQNDVTQAKFYCSQIMRTENKLYNNLKVLVQLRSGLLKEVINTLEAAVEVDTPPFVKRTEFSEQVLATVREKMEESPDLSVKLRNIYTKLQASGQITMCTLEDMLFQIPTSKKTTAKVLNQKQLGCQGTNPLWSNL from the exons AATTTGCATGGTTTTTTCTCAGACAGTACATCATTCCATATTTTGATGACTATGTTGTTTAAAAAGGGCCATTTTGAAA GTGCTTTGGAAGTTCTGGTCGAAATGAAAAAACAAGGTATACCCTTCAACAAAGAAACCTATCTACTTGCAGTTGCAATATGCTATAAACTG ggcagcccagagtCTTCCAAAATCTCTGCGAGACTGCTTGAAGAAGCACAGCTAAAAGGTGACACCTTACCACTGCGAGCATACTGCTTTGCAATGGCAGCTGCTCTCAAGCAG AACGATGTAACACAAGCCAAATTTTACTGTTCCCAGATAATGAGAACAGAGAACAAACTATACAATAATCTTAAA gtccTTGTCCAGCTCAGATCTGGTTTGCTAAAAGAAGTAATAAATACATTAGAGGCAGCAGTGGAAGTAGATACACCTCCCTTTGTGAAAAGAACTGAGTTTTCTGAGCAGGTG CTGGCTACAGTCAGGGAAAAGATGGAAGAGAGCCCTGACCTTTCTGTCaaattaagaaatatttataCGAAACTACAAGCTTCAGGACAGATAACCATGTGCACACTGGAGGACATGCTTTTCCAGATTCCTACTTCAAAGAAGACCACTGCAAAGGTTTTAAATCAGAAACAATTGGGCTGTCAGGGTACTAATCCACTTTGGTCAAATCTGTAG